The following DNA comes from Candidatus Methylomirabilis sp..
ACAGTGTCTTTGAATTTACGGAGACCTCGGTCAAGGAGGTCATGATCCCTCGCCCTCAGATCGACGCGATCGAACTGGAGACCCCGCTGACAGAGGCGATCAAGTTCGTGGTGGAGACGGGCTATTCCCGCTACCCCGTCTACCATAAGAGTCTCGACGACATCTGCGGCGTCCTGTACTACAAGGACCTGCTGCGGCTGCAACTGGAGAACCGCGAGGTCTCTCTCAAAACTATCACGCACCCCGCCTACTTCGTCCCGGAAACGATGCAGGTCAGCCAGCTTCTGAAGGAGCTGCAACGGCGGCGGCTCTCGATGGCGATCGTCGTGGATGAGCACGGGGGGGTAGATGGTCTGGTCACCATGGAGGACCTTCTCGAAGAGATCGTCGGAGAGATCCACGACGAATACGAGGCTGCCGAGAAGCCCGTCGAACGGCTGAGGGACGGCTCGCTCATCATCGACGGCTCGCTGAACATCAAGGACCTGCGGGATGAGCACGGGCTACCATTCCCTGAGTCGCCGACCTACGAGACCCTGGCGGGCTTTATGCTAACTCAACTTCAGCGGATGCCCAAGGCCGGCGACATCATCATCTATCAGGGCAAGAAGCTGACAATCGTGGACATGGACGGCCGACGGATCGCCCGAATCAAGGTCGAAGAGCTGCCGGCAACGCATTGAGCAGGAGGCGCAACATGAACCAGCTCTCCCTCGTAGGCTTCCTGATTCTCGCAGTGGTCATCGCCACCTTTTCCGTTCAGAACTCCGGCGAGGCGGTTGTGAAATTCATCTGGTGGCAGTTTCAGAGTTCGCTGGTGATTGTCATCCTGATTTCAACCGCCCTCGGAGCGATTATGGCGATCTTCCTGAGCCTTCCCGGCACCTTCCGGCTTCGCATGCGTTTAAGGGAACAGGCTCAACGGATTGCTACACTTGAGCAGCAACGCCATGAGTGTGAAACGAAACATGCCAAGGATATATCCGAAACTCGGTGATCGACGGGTAGGAGTTTGCACGGCAATCTCTTTGGTGTACAATAGAAATTAATGGACGATCGGCATGGAAATCTTTGTAACAAATGAAGGAGGCATTGGATGATGAAGTACCTGATCTCGTTATGTTGTGCAACGCTTCTGCTGGTTGCCTGGACATCCCAGGCCCGTGCCCACGGCGGTGAGGGGATGGGCGGCATGGATAAAATGGACGCGTGTGTCCAACGAAAGGGTCATTACGCGGTGCACTTTGCGGCCTACCAGCAACAATACGGCGAATCAGCGATCGGCATGTTGCAGGAAGTAGGATCCGAAAAGCTCAAGCGGGAATTCCAGTCGTATTGCGAAGGACTTCCAAAAACGGGCAAAATGGCGATCACCTTTGATCTGCTCAATGAGGAGATGCGAGGATTGCCCGTCTCCATTCAGATTGTGGCGGCCGACGAAGCCCACGGCAAAGGCCATGAAGACGGCGATGGCGCGCATTCCCATGCTATCGTCTCTCTGCCGCCGACAGTGTACCGTGATGGGTCGATCAGGCTCACTGCTGATATTCCCACAGCCGGTCATTACAAGGCCATTATGAAGTTGGAAGAGGTCGGGCCAGGGATTGCTCATAAACCTCATACCGCTTCTGAACCAGGAGAGTGGGACCTGGTCAAGCACAGCCACGGCAGCGGTGTCGACCCGACAGATGCGGAGATACATGCCGTTGATCCGACGTTCAGCATTCCCTTCACGGTGGGTCTCGCAACGCAGGCTCAGGTCCCCTCGTTTTTAGCAAACGTAGGGAAGCAGGCGGCCGGCACATTGCTCGCCGTGTCGATCCTCGTAGGTGGCACTATAGTATTCTATAGATTCGGCAAGCGAAAGAAAGAGGCCTAGGAGAACAGCAAAAGCTTACCGGATTTCCCTCCAGCACCGGAAAGAACCCGGCTACTCAAGTAGTGAATGGGGTGCTCGGCGACGGTCCTGATTTCGGAACCGGTTGTACGAGGTCGTCGCGAGAATCACCCGTGGGTGTCCCTGCCCGCCATGAACGCTCTCGCCCTCTCCGTCCGCGGTATGATCTTGCTCAAACACGTGAGCAATAAAGAATGTATCGGGGTGAGCCCCTTATGCGTTACCACAGCGGCCCATGCTGGTTCATGCTCAAAAAGGTGTTTACATGCAGCACGTGAGACTATTTCGCGGGCATGTTCTGAATCCAGCCGCAGAAGATCAGTATACGTTTCATGCGGATGGAGGGATGGTCGTCAACGGAAGCGGCACAATCCTCGAGGTCGGGGATTATCATGAGGGAAGACTGCGCTATCCGAGCGCCACCGTGGTTGACTGCTCGGATCGCCTGATCCTGCCCGGTCTTATCGACACCCACACCCACCTGCCTCAGTTTGGGGCCGTTGCGCTGTATGGCAAGGAACTGCTGGAGTGGCTCAAGACTTATATCTTTCCCGCAGAGAGGGCGTTCACTCCTGAGGCTGCCGACATGCTGTGTCCCCTTTTCTTCCGCTCGCTCCTTTCCCATGGCGTGACTACCGCTGCCATCTATTGCTCGGTCCTGAAGGACAGTACCCACGTGGCCTTTGAGTGGGCGGAAAAGACAGGGATCAGGGCGATCATCGGGAAGATCATGATGGACCAGAACGCTCCAGATTTCCTCCTGGAGAACACGTCGGAATCTCTCCTGGCAAGCGAGGATGTGTGCCGGAGGTGGCACGGCGCCGCCAACGGAAGATTACTCTATGCCTTTGCCCCGAGATTTGCCCCAACCTGCAGTAGGGCTCTGATGAAGGGTGTGGGTGAGCTGGCCGGTCAGTACAGTGCATATATTCAGACCCATTTAGCCGAACACCCTGCTGAGATGCAATGGGTCAGAGAATTAATTCCGGAGTCGCCAAGCTACACCGATGTCTACTTCAGGGCCGGCCTCTTAGGTCCTAAGACGATACTGGCCCACGCAATCTATGTCAGTTCCGATGAGCGGCGCCTGCTGACAGAGACGGGAACCAGTTTGTCTCACTGCCCCACCTCAAACCTCTTCCTCAAGAGCGGACTCATGCCGCTGCGCGAGCTTCTGGACATCGGGCTTCGTATTGGTCTAGGGTCAGACGTGGGCGGTGGGCCAACCCTCTCTCCGTTCGAAGTCATGCGCTCGGCGATTCATGTCCACACCGCCCGCCGTTTTCTCCCTGACTTCCGCGGTGGAGACATTTCCCCGGTTACCGCCTTTTATATGGCGACGCTGGGAGGCGCAAAGGCGTTAGGACTGGACGACACAATCGGCAGCCTTACGTGCGGCAAAGAGGCTGACTTTATCATTGTGAATCCACAGAGACTCAGCCCTTTGCCGGCAGAAAAATGGATGGACATCTCCCCGGAGACACTGCTCTCCCGCATGATCTTCCGAGGAGATGACCGCATCGTTGAGCAGACCTACGTTCGGGGAGTCCTCTGCTACGATCGCAGTTCGCACGAAAACAACGAGAGGCAAAGCAGCATGAGAGTCTAGACCGCCGAAGGAACTTCTTGAGGATTTAGCGATTCAATCGTTGCCGTCGGTGCCTGGATAGAATCTCGTGTTGGACCGGGGCGACGGTGGTCACAGTCCACTGAACACTGGATACTGCCGGGTCGATCGGAGGTATTGGGATAGCAAGTTATCGATTGGGCGGAAGCACTTCCCACTTGGCGCTCAGTGCGAGGTTTTTTGCGATACCAGGGGTTTTTATGACCTTTCACTCCTTACGACAATCGGCCTGATCGATGCCCGCAACCTGCTACCCTTGCGAGGGGATGAAGGATAGGTCACAAGTCCTTTGGAAGAAGAATCGTTGACGCGAGTGAGAGTCTTTCCCCTGGAATGTATATCGAGGAGATTGGAACGATGGGGGTCGCGCGGATGTTCAGCAGGGGTGAGCAGCGCCTAAGGGGAACTCGTGTGTTTGACGTTGTCGAGTCCGGCCTTCGCCTTGGCGAGATCGTCATGGACTGCCTGCTGGATTTCTCGTGCCGTTTCTGAGTTGCCTGCCGCATCCAGCGCGCGCAAGACCGAATCTCGAAGCCTCCACATTGCCCCTTTATCAAAACTCTCTCCTCGCTTCTGAGCCCGAGCGGCATCCTGGAACGCCTTCTCAGTCTCTTTCAGCAAGTCGACATCGGCGACATTTCCTTGTCGTATCCCCTGCTCTATCTTATAGACAGCATCCAGCATCTCCGTTTCGAACCTTCTCTTTTCGTTTTCGAGCCACAGGATAAGCACTAATCCCACAAATAAGAGAACGACTACTGCGCCTGCTATTCTTCCTCGAGTCAACTTTTTCTCCTATATCCGTAAGGAACACGTGTCGTCATTGTCGTGTGCAGTTGAAGGGCACAGATACCCACGGTCGTCAAGCGACTGGAACCATTGATCGGTTGCCCCACTCAAAACGGAGCCATATTCCACAACAAGATAATCCAAATTATGAGGCAGGGCAAGGTCAAAACAGCGCAGTGTTAACTTATAGTATCGGCAGATAGACGACATCATTTAATAACCTTCTATCTATTTTAGGGGGGAGTGACAGCCAGGGGCTACCTGTCTAGGATAGCGCTGACCAAGCTGGGCAACAGGAGGAGAGGACATGCCACCAAAAGGGCGAAGGCCAGCGAAGGCGAAGCGGGCGCAGGACTCGAAAGACGCGCAAGCCTACGACCACAAGGAGAAGCCCCTCCTGCGGCCCGACGTCTGGTTGCAATCGCAGTTCAAGCAGAGGAAGCAGCCGAAAACCTACCGCTACGATCCCAGCCTCGACCCGGCTCTATCGTAGGACGGGAGCGCCGAGCCGGACCAACACTGGAGCCCGCTTCCTCACGTTGCTCCAGATTGATGTAACGGCCCACCTCGTAGGCCGCCTGGTAAGAACCCTAATACGGAATCGAGCCTGAGGCTCATTTGCCTCCGGTCGTTACTCGCCCGATAGTCGCCGTCGTCGCTCACCTTCAAAGCGGAGGCTGTGCTATCTCAGGACTCTCCTGCCTCCAGGTCAACCTCACGGTGTAACTCGCCTCGATGCCGGCTTTTGCGACCACCAGCGTGTTCAATTCGCCCGACGCCTTCAACCCGAAGGTGACCTCTACCTCATCAGGGGCATCGTATAAGCCGCGTACCTTGTCCACAATAACGAGTGCGGCGTTGCGTGCATTCTCAACCGCCTGCTCAAAGGTCTCGCGGGCACGTTCGGCCACCTCGCCCAAGCCGGCCTTGACAACGCCACCGTCGGGCTCATCACTCTCGATGACTACCGTGCTTCCGTCGGACAAATCGAATTGAACATAGCGGCTCATCGTGTCCTCCATTCCACATTATTATCATGTTGATTACGTTTATTCGACATTATCGGCTTTTCGTCACACGGCTCCTCGTTATGACTACGTTTATTACCACATTGTGGGTCGTTATTGCCACGTTTCTCCCAAAAGGCACTCCGGCCCGTTCCCTTGCAGGTGAGTTTTCCTTCCTCGAGATTCAACCTCTGGATGGAAACCCCATGATTTCCCAGGTTTTTCCTTGACAGACTGGAGGCTAAGTTGCTAATCTCCATCGCGTTTAGGCTGTTCAAGGAGTCCGCCATATTGTAAGCTACGGGTTTCCCTCTCTCACTTTCTCAAACGCACAGGTATGATCGTGAAACACCCGGCAGAACAGGTGATGACGTTTCAAGAACTAATCCTCGCATTGCAGCGTTTTTATGCAGAGCGGGGGTGTGTTATCCAGCAGCCTTACGACGTGGAAGTAGGCGCAGGAACGATGAATCCGGCCACCTTTCTGCGAGTCCTCGGCCCTGAGCCGTGGAATGTCGCCTATGTCGAGTCGACGCGGCGCCCCGCTGATGGACGGTACGGAGAAAATCCGAATCGCCTCCAGCACTACTACCAGTATCAGGTCATTATGAAGCCATCCCCTGAGGATATTCAGGAGATCTACCTGGACAGCCTTCGGAGCCTGGGTATCGACCCGCTCAGGCACGATATCCGTTTCGTGGAGGACGACTGGGAATCGCCGACCCTTGGCGCCTGGGGGCTAGGCTGGGAGGTGTGGCTGGACGGCCTGGAGATCACCCAGTTCACCTATTTTCAGCAAGCTGGAGGCATCGACCTGAAACCGGTCTCTGTGGAGTTGACCTATGGGATTGAGCGGATCGCCATGTTCCTGCAGGGAGTGGACAGCGTCTATGACCTGACGTGGGTCAAGGGCGTCACCTACGGTGACATCCATCACAAAGGCGAAGTGGAGTGGTCGGTCCACAACTTCGAGGAAGCCGATGTGGCGCTTCAGCTTCAGCTTTTCGACCAGTATGAACGGGAAGGTCTCCG
Coding sequences within:
- a CDS encoding hemolysin family protein; its protein translation is MEGLGSGTLVLETVFIFMLILINGFFAGSEVAIISLRRSRVQELVETGDDRASTVQRLKDDPDRFLATIQIGINLVSTLASAIGGALAVRVIRPLLDRFPGGGLGAAGELVALGIVVVIITYLTIVFGELVPKSLALRHAERVALAIAGPHEAFGRWFSLIGRPLTASSRLILSLFRAAPHGTTGFVSEEEIKFMVQEGKEQGIFDQTEQELIHSVFEFTETSVKEVMIPRPQIDAIELETPLTEAIKFVVETGYSRYPVYHKSLDDICGVLYYKDLLRLQLENREVSLKTITHPAYFVPETMQVSQLLKELQRRRLSMAIVVDEHGGVDGLVTMEDLLEEIVGEIHDEYEAAEKPVERLRDGSLIIDGSLNIKDLRDEHGLPFPESPTYETLAGFMLTQLQRMPKAGDIIIYQGKKLTIVDMDGRRIARIKVEELPATH
- a CDS encoding LapA family protein, whose translation is MNQLSLVGFLILAVVIATFSVQNSGEAVVKFIWWQFQSSLVIVILISTALGAIMAIFLSLPGTFRLRMRLREQAQRIATLEQQRHECETKHAKDISETR
- the guaD gene encoding guanine deaminase, which encodes MQHVRLFRGHVLNPAAEDQYTFHADGGMVVNGSGTILEVGDYHEGRLRYPSATVVDCSDRLILPGLIDTHTHLPQFGAVALYGKELLEWLKTYIFPAERAFTPEAADMLCPLFFRSLLSHGVTTAAIYCSVLKDSTHVAFEWAEKTGIRAIIGKIMMDQNAPDFLLENTSESLLASEDVCRRWHGAANGRLLYAFAPRFAPTCSRALMKGVGELAGQYSAYIQTHLAEHPAEMQWVRELIPESPSYTDVYFRAGLLGPKTILAHAIYVSSDERRLLTETGTSLSHCPTSNLFLKSGLMPLRELLDIGLRIGLGSDVGGGPTLSPFEVMRSAIHVHTARRFLPDFRGGDISPVTAFYMATLGGAKALGLDDTIGSLTCGKEADFIIVNPQRLSPLPAEKWMDISPETLLSRMIFRGDDRIVEQTYVRGVLCYDRSSHENNERQSSMRV
- a CDS encoding CU044_2847 family protein; this encodes MSRYVQFDLSDGSTVVIESDEPDGGVVKAGLGEVAERARETFEQAVENARNAALVIVDKVRGLYDAPDEVEVTFGLKASGELNTLVVAKAGIEASYTVRLTWRQESPEIAQPPL
- the glyQ gene encoding glycine--tRNA ligase subunit alpha yields the protein MTFQELILALQRFYAERGCVIQQPYDVEVGAGTMNPATFLRVLGPEPWNVAYVESTRRPADGRYGENPNRLQHYYQYQVIMKPSPEDIQEIYLDSLRSLGIDPLRHDIRFVEDDWESPTLGAWGLGWEVWLDGLEITQFTYFQQAGGIDLKPVSVELTYGIERIAMFLQGVDSVYDLTWVKGVTYGDIHHKGEVEWSVHNFEEADVALQLQLFDQYEREGLRLIEKGLVLPAYDYCLKSSHTFNLLDARGAIGVTERTSFIGRVRNLARRCAEAYLKQREEAGFPLMKAWQS